The following proteins are encoded in a genomic region of Sesamum indicum cultivar Zhongzhi No. 13 linkage group LG8, S_indicum_v1.0, whole genome shotgun sequence:
- the LOC105169098 gene encoding OTU domain-containing protein 6B: MADNPQVDDKLSEVISENVSEQKKETLEEMLSRHRKETNDLQSKEMAMKKAAAKGSKAEQKAKKKQVDEEIHRLSTKLKERQAEELALLGYSNTTDKQKGNLDNIVKAIAGVSVTNHVEQSKPSKSVKRREKRAQQEAAREQRIQEEQSQIVSDRLIENERLEQKLEPLGFTINEIKPDGHCLYRAVEDQLALHSGGSSPYTYQELREMVAAYMRKHAMDFLPFFLSENMADGEPEDSLTERFENYCREIESTAAWGGQLELGALTHCLKKHIMIFSGSFPDVEMGKEYKSGDETGPSSLSIMLSYHRHAFGLGEHYNSVVPSSVR, encoded by the exons ATGGCTGACAATCCTCAAGTAGATGATAAATTGTCTGAAGTGATCTCAGAGAATGTGTCCGAGCAGAAGAAAGAAACCCTTGAAGAGATGCTTTCTAGACACCG GAAAGAGACTAATGATCTGCAGAGCAAGGAAATGGCAATGAAAAAGGCCGCAGCCAAAGGCAGCAAGGCTGAGCAGAAGGCTAAGAAGAAGCAAGTTGATGAAGAGATACATCGACTTTCAACCAAGCTTAAAGAAAGACAGGCCGAGGAACTAGCTTTGTTAGGCTATAGTAACACTACTGATAAACAGAAAGGAAATCTTGATAATATAGTTAAAGCCATAGCTGGGGTTTCAGTCACCAATCATGTGGAACAGTCAAAGCCCAGTAAGAGCGTCAAAAGGCGTGAGAAAAGAGCTCAACAGGAAGCAGCCAGGGAACAAAGAATACAAGAAGAGCAGAGCCAGATTGTGAGTGATCGattgattgaaaatgaaaGGTTGGAACAAAAATTAGAGCCCCTTGGATTTACCATCAACGAGATCAAGCCCGATGGGCACTGCCTCTACCGAGCTGTCGAGGATCAGTTGGCCCTCCACTCAGGAGGGTCTTCTCCTTATACTTACCAAGAGCTTCGGGAAATGGTGGCTGCTTATATGCGGAAGCATGCAATGGATTTTCTCCCATTCTTCCTCTCAGAGAATATGGCAGATGGAGAACCAGAGGACTCCCTTACAGAAAGGTTTGAGAATTATTGTCGGGAAATTGAGTCGACGGCAGCATGGGGTGGACAACTAGAACTTGGTGCTCTGACCCATTGTCTCAAGAAacatatcatgattttttcaGGATCTTTTCCTGATGTAGAGATGGGAAAGGAGTACAAATCTGGTGACGAGACTGGACCGTCTAGTCTGAGTATTATGCTGTCATATCACAGGCATGCTTTCGGGCTTGGTGAGCATTACAACTCTGTTGTCCCCAGTTCAGTGCGATAA